The following are from one region of the Rhipicephalus microplus isolate Deutch F79 chromosome 1, USDA_Rmic, whole genome shotgun sequence genome:
- the LOC119166140 gene encoding uncharacterized protein LOC119166140, with the protein MDREQGDVGWLLNSSPKSAGDAPATAPAPTPALPQKRLFSSSKKQGFDFRGFVLTWFDEQLKRVQPWDHFTDTAKVSIPKSAQEMTNRIQSNANHFRTNYGIIFLIILTVFVISSIQLFMSVAVIAAVGAALKVYEDDDVTAVWGTRIMLSKNERITALVFVTFLLLYTADFMSAMKWSFGIFMAIGITHATLYAGVSSSVKSATNLPDVTDEGDIMEHL; encoded by the coding sequence ATGGACCGTGAACAAGGCGATGTCGGATGGTTGCTGAACTCCAGCCCAAAGTCTGCGGGTGATGCCCCAGCCACTGCACCGGCGCCTACTCCAGCGTTGCCACAGAAGCGCCTCTTTTCGTCTTCCAAAAAGCAAGGCTTCGACTTTCGAGGTTTCGTCTTGACCTGGTTCGATGAGCAACTCAAACGAGTGCAGCCATGGGATCATTTCACTGACACCGCAAAAGTTTCGATTCCGAAGTCGGCCCAAGAGATGACCAACAGGATTCAGTCGAACGCGAACCACTTCCGCACGAACTACGGCATCATTTTCCTCATAATCTTGACAGTTTTCGTCATCTCCAGCATCCAGCTTTTCATGAGCGTGGCCGTGATAGCCGCCGTGGGCGCTGCCCTCAAGGTCTACGAAGACGACGATGTTACGGCTGTGTGGGGCACAAGGATAATGCTCAGCAAGAACGAGAGGATAACTGCACTGGTGTTCGTGACGTTCCTTCTCCTGTACACCGCGGACTTTATGTCCGCCATGAAGTGGTCTTTTGGCATCTTCATGGCCATCGGCATAACCCATGCCACCCTGTATGCCGGAGTCAGCTCCAGCGTCAAGTCAGCCACAAACCTCCCGGATGTTACCGATGAAGGGGACATTATGGAGCACTTATAA